DNA from Candidatus Saccharimonadales bacterium:
TTATTTTTAACGGGTGGACTACCTACCCGCGTCTGCGACCTAGCGGCAGGGTTGGCGTGCTACCGCTGGTCGTCGTCGCAACATTCAGAGACTTGGTTGACGAACCGTCGTACTTGGCGGTGTCATACACTGTTACCGTAATAGACTTGCTACCTGATGATGTGAAAGTGTGTTCAGTCGAGTAGCTGCCCGGAGCGCTGATAGACTGGCTGTTGATTAGCTGATCGTCTACTTTAACCTCGTAAAAGCTTAGCGGGTGAGTACCTTGAGTTATTGTGGCCGTGATCTTGAATTTTTTATCTGCAGGATTTCCCACAGGATCAGTGGTTATTGTTACCGAAGGTTTTACGTCATCACATTTATGAACGTCATCATCAGCATTTGGATCGTATCCGTCGGGTGCACGCTTTTCCGATTTTCCAGTAAGTGGGTTGTCAAAGGTTGTTACGGTAATCTCGTACTTAGCTCGTTCAGGAGTACAGTTTGTGGCCTTCTTTTTGCTTACTGTATCAAACATTACTTTTTCACCGTCGGCGTTCTTTGGCTTACTGTACCAAGAAGGGAATAGGTCGTTAGTTCCATTGACATTCACATTTTGCACGCCACTTGGTCGAGTAAACCAGTCACCCTCTTTCCATGTTCCATCGGCTGCAAAAACTTCCTTATGAGCACGGCTCATTAAATCGTTAATCACACGACCGGTTCCTTGGTTGGACGCGACTAGTCCGTTCCAGGACCCGTCGTGTCGACCAACCCAAACTCCAGCTGCCATTCTTGGAGAGTAGCTCATCATCCAACTGTCTTTTGCATTGTCGGTTGTGCCAGTTTTAGTAGCAGTTTTTACTCCACTAATCACGGCTCCGCGGCCCGGCGTGTTTAAGCTGCCAAGCGCTGGATTGCGGGCACCTGGATCGCTCAAGATATCGCTGATTATGTAGGTTATTTGTGGATCAAGGACATTTTCTGACTCGTCTTTCCACTGTTTTATAACTTGGCCTTGCGAGTTTTTAACCTCCAAGATGTAAGCTACTGGCTTGTACACACCCTGACGAGCTAGCGTCGCATAAGAGTTGGCGTGCTCAACAGGGGATACGCTACATCCACCACCAATGGCCGAGGATAGAGTAAAGCTTGCAGCTCCCTCACAATAAGACTTATCACCTGCGCTACGTGCTGTTTCGATTGCGGAATCTGGTCCAGTTATCATCATGGCTTCGACCGCAGGGGGGTTGCGTGAGTTGCCAAGTGCTTTACGCACCGACATCGTACCTTGGTAGCCATTATCAAAGTTGGCCAAGTGACAAGGTGCGGGCGTGCCTAAGCAGTAGTAGCGATCAATATTTTCATCAAGTAATTGTGATCCGGCGCCATAATTTACGCCTTCTCGCTGCTTAAACAAGTTAGAGTAAATAAATGGTTTAATACTCGAACCTGGCTCTAGTGTAGAAGTTGCGGCGTTCTTTTGCCCATAGCCAGGAATGTTAAAGCCCAAGCTTCCAACCATAGAAAGTACCTGACCAGTAGGAACATCAACAGATGTCACGGCCGTGTTGTCTGAACCATTTCCGCGGATGTACTGTTCGTTATCTATTACGGCTTGTTCGGCGATCTGTTGGATTCGGTAATCCAAAGTAGTTTTTACGGTTAACCCGCCTTCGCGTACTAATTTTTTGCCAAACTCGGCTTCCAGTGATTCGCGAGCTGCAAGTACAAAGTGCGGAGCCTTAATATTTTCGGTTGCAGCAATTTCTGGCTTAACGGTATCGAGGATTGCAAAAGCTTTGGCTTCGGTTGCTTGATCCTGAGTAATGTATCCTTGCTCAACCATTTGATCGATTACGTACTGCTGGCGTTCTATCAAATCGCTAGCACCGTCGGGTGTTAAGGTGTACGGGTCGTAATAACTTGGGTTTTGCGGAATAGATGCAAGCAAAGCAGCCTCGGCAATGTTTAAGTCTTTGGCGCTTTTACCAAAATAAGTTTGGGCAGCGGACTCTACGCCGTTACGACGTCCACCGTAGGGAACCTCGTTTAGATAGAGAGTCAAGATCTGGTCTTTGTTGTACATTCGCTCAACTTCAAGGGCTAAGATTGCTTCTTTAATCTTTCGCGAGATACTCAAACGGTTCTGCTCTGATTCTTCCTGAAAAAAGATCTGCTTAATAAGCTGTTGGGTCAACGTAGACGCGCCTTGCGTATTGCCGCTGCCAAACAAGTTGTTAATACCGGCTCTAACAATACCCGTAAAACTTACGCCCGGATGGTTGTAAAAATCTTTATCTTCAATAGAAACAGTGGCATCTTTCATTACCTGAGCGATCTCACTGCCTTCGACTACTACTTTGTAGTTACCTTCCCCCTTGTCTTCCCAAAGCAAAACGTCGTTGCGGTCGTAATATTTAGTTACCGTACTTTGCACGCGACTCGCAATTTCATCTGGGCGAATTGTGTCTAGCTCTTTACGGTAGTAAGCAAAAAGTGCAGCCACAAAAATAGCCAAAATAACAGCACCAACAGCTAAAAGCTTTAAAAAGGTTTTTAAGCCTTCGCGACTAAACCAAAATCGAGCAAGCTCTTTAGGTCGTAGTCTGTATAGGAACCTTTTAACTGGGTTTTTTGGAAGCGACGCCAAATATTCGGCTTTTCGCCTAGAACGCGCGTCACGCTTGTTCTTGTGTCGCGCAACTAAATTACTGTAAACATTTAAAGCACTGGCTTTACGATTAGGTTTCTTGCTCATTTTTTCTCTCTTAAACTCCCTAAAAATACCTGGGAAATCATATCCATTATAGCATAATCAGAGCCCATACAATATAATGGTTAACAGATGCCAACAGATAAGAATATTGCGCACAAACATACTGACTACCTCTATAGAAGGTAGATGTTTTTTGCAACTTAAATTTATTTGGAGAGACTTAAAAATGACCCTGTTAGAAGAACTCAAGTGGCGCGGTTTTATAAACCAGACTACCTTTAAAGATCCATCTGTTTTAAACAAACAAAAATTTACATTTTACTTTGGCGTTGATCCAAGCGCGGATAGTATGCAGGTTGGTAATTTGGCAGCCGCTATGATGGTACGGCATTTTATTGATTACGGACATAAGGCGATTTTGCTTGTTGGTGGCGCAACTGGGATGATCGGGGATCCTGATGGCAAAGATGAAGAGCGTCAGCTGAAATCGCTCGAAGAAGTAGCAAAAAATAAAGCCGGAATTTCCGCTCAGTATAGAACTATTTTTAATGATAAAGAGTTTGATCTAGTAGATAATTACGACTGGTTTAAGGATCTGGGCTACTTAAACTTTTTGCGTGATATTGGCAAGCATTTTTCGATGACTCAGTTGCTCGATCGCGAGTTTATTAAAAGTCGAATTGGTAAAGGTGGTAAGGGTATAAGTTATGCTGAGTTTAGTTATTCGTTGATTCAGGGTTATGACTTTTTACATCTGTTTCGCAAAAAGGGTGCAACTTTGCAGCTTTGCGGCGCTGACCAGTGGGGCAATAGTATCACTGGTGTAGATCTAATTCGTAAGCTCGAAGGCGCCGAAGCTCACGTTTGGTCAACCCCGTTGGTGATCAACAAGTCTACTGGCAAAAAATTTGGTAAGACCGAGGGTGGCGCAGTGTGGCTTGATCCTAAAAAAACTAGCATCTTCGACTTTTACCAATTTTGGCTGAACGCCGATGACGAGGGTGTATTTGATTATTTAAAAGTGTTTACCCTTTTACCAAAAGATGAGATTTTGCACGTAATTGAGCAATTTAAGGCGGATAAACCTGGCCGTTTAGCTCAAAAGACTTTGGCGTACGAAGTCACGAAATTAGTCCACGGAGAGGCTGCAGCGATCGAGGCTAAAAAAGCCACCGAAGATCTATTTAAAGGTGGTGAGAATGTGCCCACTGTTAGCGTCGAGACCGGCAGAATAAACGTAGCCGAACTTTTAATAAAGGCGAATTTGGCCAAAAGTAGGTCGGAGGCTCAACGGTTGTTGGCGCAAGGCGGCGTTAAGTTAAACCAGCAAAAAGTTGATCAAGATGAAATCACAATTGCCGAGGGTGATTTGTTGCAGGTGGGTAAACGACGCTTTGTTCGCATTAAGTAAAATCCGGTCAAACAGTGCTATAGTTTTTGTATGTTGTTGAGTTCGAGGGTAGCCGAGGTCAAAGGCGTTGGTCCGGCACTTGCTGAGCGTTTTGAAGCTCTGCATATTAGAACTGTTAAAGATTTGATTTACTTTTTCCCGCGCAAGTACGATGATTTTTCGCAGGTCACAAAAATAGATGACCTAGTGCCGGGCAAGGTTACTATAAAGGGTACGGTTGAATCCGTTGTTGGTCGTTATATAAAACGTCGTTTACACATAACCGAAGCAATTATTGCCGATGAAACAAGTAAGGTTCGCGCAGTTTGGTTTAACCAACCATATCGTGCAACTCAGCTTGCGAAAGGCGATGAATATTATTTTTCGGGTGCCTACGATTTTCAGCGCAACAGATATGTTTTAAGTAATCCAGCTACCGAAAAAGCCGATAGTTTTGGTGTGAGTACAGCGCGAATTGTACCGATTTATCGTGAGTCAAAAGGTTTAAAATCGCAGCAACTGCGTAAGGTCATGAAAGAACTTTTGCCTCTGATGGACGCTTTACCAGAGACTCTACCTCCGGTTCTTGTAAAAAAATTCAGGCTTGCCAGCGTAAACGAAACCTTAAAAAATCTACATTTTCCGCAAAATACTGAGGAGCTTGAGCGCGCGAAACGACGAACAGCTTTCGAAGAATTGATTTGGCTGATTACGGCTAGTTTAATTAATAAAAATGATCAAGCTGGCTTAACGGGCTGGAGGATTGATTTTAAAAAACCAATTGCCGATGCGTTCGTGAAGACATTGCCTTTTAAGATGACAGGTGCTCAAAAAAAAGCTGCCTGGGAGATTTTTCAGGATATGGAGAGTGGATCGCCGATGAATCGTCTTGTGCAGGGAGATGTCGGATCTGGCAAAACTGTGGTTGGCGCCATGGCTGCATATTTAGCGGCAGAGCAAGGTTATCAAACGGCTTTTATGGCACCGACTGAGATTTTAGCAACTCAGCACGCCACCTCTATTGCTAATCTGCTTGAACCGCTTGGTGTTCGTGTAGGGTTGCTAGTTGGTTCAACAAAAACTGCGCAAAAGTCGCAGCTCAAAAAAAAGGCCAGCAAGGGTGACCTCGATATTATCGTGGGAACTCATGCTCTGATTCAAGGCGATACCGAGTTTAACAAACTTGGCCTGGTTATTATCGACGAACAGCATCGGTTTGGGGTGAGGCAGCGATCCGAGCTTTTAACTAAATCCAAACATATGCCACATCTTTTGAGTATGACAGCCACTCCGATTCCGCGTAGCCTGCAGTTAACGGTTTATGGCGATCTGGAGGTGTCGATTATAGATGAAATGCCAAAAGGGCGTCAACCGATCGAGACCGAAGTGGTAAAACCCGCAGCGCGCCATACAGTTTACGAGAAAATCGAGGCGCAAATTAGGCAAGGCAGGCAAGCCTATGTAGTCTGTCCTTTAATTACGGACGGAATAAACGCCGAACTAAAGAGTGTCCAGACCGAATATGAACGGCTTAATAAGAGCATATTCAAACATCGCCAAGTCGGACTTTTGCACGGGCAAATGAAGGCCGACGAAAAAGAGCACGTTATGAGGCAGTTTAAATCTGGCAAACTTGATATCTTAATAAGTACCACTGTTATCGAAGTCGGCGTGGACGTGCCGAATGCGACCGTTATGCTGATTGAGGGCGCAGATAGATTTGGACTGGCGCAGTTGCATCAGTTGCGTGGACGTGTTGGCCGCGGAAGCGAGCAGAGCTATTGTTATTTAATTCCATCTGGTGACAATGTGAGTCAGCGGTTACGTGAACTTGAAAAATCTAATGACGGGTTTTACTTAGCCGAAGTCGACTTAAAGCTACGTGGGCCAGGTGAAGTTTACGGTCGAGCGCAAAGTGGCAAACTAGATATGAGTTTTGTGAACCTTGCCGACACAAGATTAATAAAACAAGTTCGTCTAGCTGCGGCTTGGCTTATTCAAAGTAAGCTGAGTCTGGTAAAATATAAAGAACTAGCCGACAAGGTTAATCATTACCGTAGGCTGACGAGTTTAAACTAATGTACGCAGGCACAACTTTACGAAACAAATCCGGGCGACTGATTGGCGCGCATCAAAAAATTGATCGCGTTGCGCGACGAGCCGTTGATGCGATTGATCCAGGAAACAATTTTCCTAAGATCAAGCAGATTTTACATTTTGAAGGCAAAAACGGCCCAGATGGTATTAAGCGTAAATCGCCGGCTCAAGATGAGCCTTGGCATTTTTATAACCCAGAGGATTCGGGCGACGATTTATTGCCCCAGATGATTGAGCGGCA
Protein-coding regions in this window:
- a CDS encoding transglycosylase domain-containing protein, translating into MSKKPNRKASALNVYSNLVARHKNKRDARSRRKAEYLASLPKNPVKRFLYRLRPKELARFWFSREGLKTFLKLLAVGAVILAIFVAALFAYYRKELDTIRPDEIASRVQSTVTKYYDRNDVLLWEDKGEGNYKVVVEGSEIAQVMKDATVSIEDKDFYNHPGVSFTGIVRAGINNLFGSGNTQGASTLTQQLIKQIFFQEESEQNRLSISRKIKEAILALEVERMYNKDQILTLYLNEVPYGGRRNGVESAAQTYFGKSAKDLNIAEAALLASIPQNPSYYDPYTLTPDGASDLIERQQYVIDQMVEQGYITQDQATEAKAFAILDTVKPEIAATENIKAPHFVLAARESLEAEFGKKLVREGGLTVKTTLDYRIQQIAEQAVIDNEQYIRGNGSDNTAVTSVDVPTGQVLSMVGSLGFNIPGYGQKNAATSTLEPGSSIKPFIYSNLFKQREGVNYGAGSQLLDENIDRYYCLGTPAPCHLANFDNGYQGTMSVRKALGNSRNPPAVEAMMITGPDSAIETARSAGDKSYCEGAASFTLSSAIGGGCSVSPVEHANSYATLARQGVYKPVAYILEVKNSQGQVIKQWKDESENVLDPQITYIISDILSDPGARNPALGSLNTPGRGAVISGVKTATKTGTTDNAKDSWMMSYSPRMAAGVWVGRHDGSWNGLVASNQGTGRVINDLMSRAHKEVFAADGTWKEGDWFTRPSGVQNVNVNGTNDLFPSWYSKPKNADGEKVMFDTVSKKKATNCTPERAKYEITVTTFDNPLTGKSEKRAPDGYDPNADDDVHKCDDVKPSVTITTDPVGNPADKKFKITATITQGTHPLSFYEVKVDDQLINSQSISAPGSYSTEHTFTSSGSKSITVTVYDTAKYDGSSTKSLNVATTTSGSTPTLPLGRRRG
- the tyrS gene encoding tyrosine--tRNA ligase; the encoded protein is MTLLEELKWRGFINQTTFKDPSVLNKQKFTFYFGVDPSADSMQVGNLAAAMMVRHFIDYGHKAILLVGGATGMIGDPDGKDEERQLKSLEEVAKNKAGISAQYRTIFNDKEFDLVDNYDWFKDLGYLNFLRDIGKHFSMTQLLDREFIKSRIGKGGKGISYAEFSYSLIQGYDFLHLFRKKGATLQLCGADQWGNSITGVDLIRKLEGAEAHVWSTPLVINKSTGKKFGKTEGGAVWLDPKKTSIFDFYQFWLNADDEGVFDYLKVFTLLPKDEILHVIEQFKADKPGRLAQKTLAYEVTKLVHGEAAAIEAKKATEDLFKGGENVPTVSVETGRINVAELLIKANLAKSRSEAQRLLAQGGVKLNQQKVDQDEITIAEGDLLQVGKRRFVRIK
- the recG gene encoding ATP-dependent DNA helicase RecG; protein product: MLLSSRVAEVKGVGPALAERFEALHIRTVKDLIYFFPRKYDDFSQVTKIDDLVPGKVTIKGTVESVVGRYIKRRLHITEAIIADETSKVRAVWFNQPYRATQLAKGDEYYFSGAYDFQRNRYVLSNPATEKADSFGVSTARIVPIYRESKGLKSQQLRKVMKELLPLMDALPETLPPVLVKKFRLASVNETLKNLHFPQNTEELERAKRRTAFEELIWLITASLINKNDQAGLTGWRIDFKKPIADAFVKTLPFKMTGAQKKAAWEIFQDMESGSPMNRLVQGDVGSGKTVVGAMAAYLAAEQGYQTAFMAPTEILATQHATSIANLLEPLGVRVGLLVGSTKTAQKSQLKKKASKGDLDIIVGTHALIQGDTEFNKLGLVIIDEQHRFGVRQRSELLTKSKHMPHLLSMTATPIPRSLQLTVYGDLEVSIIDEMPKGRQPIETEVVKPAARHTVYEKIEAQIRQGRQAYVVCPLITDGINAELKSVQTEYERLNKSIFKHRQVGLLHGQMKADEKEHVMRQFKSGKLDILISTTVIEVGVDVPNATVMLIEGADRFGLAQLHQLRGRVGRGSEQSYCYLIPSGDNVSQRLRELEKSNDGFYLAEVDLKLRGPGEVYGRAQSGKLDMSFVNLADTRLIKQVRLAAAWLIQSKLSLVKYKELADKVNHYRRLTSLN